One window of Pieris rapae chromosome 14, ilPieRapa1.1, whole genome shotgun sequence genomic DNA carries:
- the LOC111000550 gene encoding uncharacterized protein LOC111000550 isoform X2, whose protein sequence is MYLIIYEAKMLEVPEATSDNISEASFVTSIEEAARIDQCTQTPPSGKVKAKLQRFNTSDHIYDRHRPYKTKQEVRPKSLGLCDSYPFFGKPPSYDGSHVKLKPTTESPTISVTAPHSLEYDFTKGSSTPNGSITPNMASKSAATVLLSPGYMPCQCNQSIRSVSEVALAMPGNNWNDEALAPGSPDGLSWRRLHMSRAKLKATATTSELLSGFAMVAMVELQINEPTNVPEWLFVMFAVCTTVLVAVHIFALMISTYLLPNIDAVSKMEPGCPSRALRESPHERMRGFIELAWAFSTVLGLFLFLVEIAILCWVKFWDYSFAAATAATVIVIPVLIVFVAFAIHFYHSLVVQKCETSVQDIKQLENMKRDLDTATVKVNMYP, encoded by the exons ATGTACCTCATAATCTACGAAGCAAAAATGTTGGAAGTTCCTGAAGCAACAAGCGACAAc ATATCCGAGGCCAGTTTCGTGACAAGCATAGAGGAGGCTGCACGGATAGACCAATGCACACAGACGCCACCCAGCGGCAAAGTGAAGGCTAAGCTGCAAAGATTCAACACCAGTGATCACATCTACGACAGACATAGGCCATACAAAACAAAGCAAGAAGTGCGACCGAAGAGTTTGGGACTGTGCGACTCATATCCGTTCTTCGGGAAACCACCCAGCTATGACGGGAGTCATGTTAA ATTAAAGCCGACTACAGAAAGCCCGACAATATCAGTGACCGCTCCCCACAGTCTGGAATACGATTTTACCAAAGGCAGTAGCACACCCAATGGTAGTATAACGCCCAATATGGCCAGCAAATCTGCGGCGACTGTACTGCTAAGCCCTGGTTACATGCCTTGCCAGTGCAATCAGTCCATTAGA AGTGTAAGCGAAGTGGCCCTAGCGATGCCTGGAAATAACTGGAACGATGAGGCGCTGGCGCCTGGGTCGCCAGACGGATTGTCCTGGCGAAGACTACATATGTCCAGAGCAAAACTGAAAGCCACAGCCACGACGTCCGAATTGTTGTCTg GTTTTGCAATGGTAGCTATGGTCGAACTACAAATAAACGAACCGACCAACGTCCCAGAGTGGCTATTCGTTATGTTCGCGGTGTGTACTACAGTATTAGTTGCTGTTCACATCTTCGCTTTGATGATATCCACGTATCTTTTACCGAATATCGACGCAGTGAGCAAAATGGAACCAGGGTGTCCATCAAGGGCGCTTCGGGAGTCACCGCACGAACGAATGAGGGGTTTCATTGAGCTGGCTTGGGCGTTTAGTACTGTTTTAG GTCTCTTCCTATTTCTGGTGGAAATAGCAATACTCTGCTGGGTTAAATTCTGGGACTATTCGTTCGCAGCCGCCACCGCAGCCACTGTTATTGTTATACCAG TTTTAATAGTCTTCGTGGCATTCGCGATACACTTCTACCATTCCCTGGTTGTGCAGAAATGCGAAACCTCCGTCCAAGATATAAAACAGCTGGAAAATATGAAAAGAGACCTCGACACTGCCACTGTTAAGGTAAACATGTACCCCTGA
- the LOC111000550 gene encoding uncharacterized protein LOC111000550 isoform X1 encodes MYLIIYEAKMLEVPEATSDNISEASFVTSIEEAARIDQCTQTPPSGKVKAKLQRFNTSDHIYDRHRPYKTKQEVRPKSLGLCDSYPFFGKPPSYDGSHVNRLKPTTESPTISVTAPHSLEYDFTKGSSTPNGSITPNMASKSAATVLLSPGYMPCQCNQSIRSVSEVALAMPGNNWNDEALAPGSPDGLSWRRLHMSRAKLKATATTSELLSGFAMVAMVELQINEPTNVPEWLFVMFAVCTTVLVAVHIFALMISTYLLPNIDAVSKMEPGCPSRALRESPHERMRGFIELAWAFSTVLGLFLFLVEIAILCWVKFWDYSFAAATAATVIVIPVLIVFVAFAIHFYHSLVVQKCETSVQDIKQLENMKRDLDTATVKVNMYP; translated from the exons ATGTACCTCATAATCTACGAAGCAAAAATGTTGGAAGTTCCTGAAGCAACAAGCGACAAc ATATCCGAGGCCAGTTTCGTGACAAGCATAGAGGAGGCTGCACGGATAGACCAATGCACACAGACGCCACCCAGCGGCAAAGTGAAGGCTAAGCTGCAAAGATTCAACACCAGTGATCACATCTACGACAGACATAGGCCATACAAAACAAAGCAAGAAGTGCGACCGAAGAGTTTGGGACTGTGCGACTCATATCCGTTCTTCGGGAAACCACCCAGCTATGACGGGAGTCATGTTAA caGATTAAAGCCGACTACAGAAAGCCCGACAATATCAGTGACCGCTCCCCACAGTCTGGAATACGATTTTACCAAAGGCAGTAGCACACCCAATGGTAGTATAACGCCCAATATGGCCAGCAAATCTGCGGCGACTGTACTGCTAAGCCCTGGTTACATGCCTTGCCAGTGCAATCAGTCCATTAGA AGTGTAAGCGAAGTGGCCCTAGCGATGCCTGGAAATAACTGGAACGATGAGGCGCTGGCGCCTGGGTCGCCAGACGGATTGTCCTGGCGAAGACTACATATGTCCAGAGCAAAACTGAAAGCCACAGCCACGACGTCCGAATTGTTGTCTg GTTTTGCAATGGTAGCTATGGTCGAACTACAAATAAACGAACCGACCAACGTCCCAGAGTGGCTATTCGTTATGTTCGCGGTGTGTACTACAGTATTAGTTGCTGTTCACATCTTCGCTTTGATGATATCCACGTATCTTTTACCGAATATCGACGCAGTGAGCAAAATGGAACCAGGGTGTCCATCAAGGGCGCTTCGGGAGTCACCGCACGAACGAATGAGGGGTTTCATTGAGCTGGCTTGGGCGTTTAGTACTGTTTTAG GTCTCTTCCTATTTCTGGTGGAAATAGCAATACTCTGCTGGGTTAAATTCTGGGACTATTCGTTCGCAGCCGCCACCGCAGCCACTGTTATTGTTATACCAG TTTTAATAGTCTTCGTGGCATTCGCGATACACTTCTACCATTCCCTGGTTGTGCAGAAATGCGAAACCTCCGTCCAAGATATAAAACAGCTGGAAAATATGAAAAGAGACCTCGACACTGCCACTGTTAAGGTAAACATGTACCCCTGA
- the LOC111000550 gene encoding uncharacterized protein LOC111000550 isoform X3 has protein sequence MDKANKSAQKISEASFVTSIEEAARIDQCTQTPPSGKVKAKLQRFNTSDHIYDRHRPYKTKQEVRPKSLGLCDSYPFFGKPPSYDGSHVNRLKPTTESPTISVTAPHSLEYDFTKGSSTPNGSITPNMASKSAATVLLSPGYMPCQCNQSIRSVSEVALAMPGNNWNDEALAPGSPDGLSWRRLHMSRAKLKATATTSELLSGFAMVAMVELQINEPTNVPEWLFVMFAVCTTVLVAVHIFALMISTYLLPNIDAVSKMEPGCPSRALRESPHERMRGFIELAWAFSTVLGLFLFLVEIAILCWVKFWDYSFAAATAATVIVIPVLIVFVAFAIHFYHSLVVQKCETSVQDIKQLENMKRDLDTATVKVNMYP, from the exons atggaTAAGGCAAATAAATCTGCTCAAAAG ATATCCGAGGCCAGTTTCGTGACAAGCATAGAGGAGGCTGCACGGATAGACCAATGCACACAGACGCCACCCAGCGGCAAAGTGAAGGCTAAGCTGCAAAGATTCAACACCAGTGATCACATCTACGACAGACATAGGCCATACAAAACAAAGCAAGAAGTGCGACCGAAGAGTTTGGGACTGTGCGACTCATATCCGTTCTTCGGGAAACCACCCAGCTATGACGGGAGTCATGTTAA caGATTAAAGCCGACTACAGAAAGCCCGACAATATCAGTGACCGCTCCCCACAGTCTGGAATACGATTTTACCAAAGGCAGTAGCACACCCAATGGTAGTATAACGCCCAATATGGCCAGCAAATCTGCGGCGACTGTACTGCTAAGCCCTGGTTACATGCCTTGCCAGTGCAATCAGTCCATTAGA AGTGTAAGCGAAGTGGCCCTAGCGATGCCTGGAAATAACTGGAACGATGAGGCGCTGGCGCCTGGGTCGCCAGACGGATTGTCCTGGCGAAGACTACATATGTCCAGAGCAAAACTGAAAGCCACAGCCACGACGTCCGAATTGTTGTCTg GTTTTGCAATGGTAGCTATGGTCGAACTACAAATAAACGAACCGACCAACGTCCCAGAGTGGCTATTCGTTATGTTCGCGGTGTGTACTACAGTATTAGTTGCTGTTCACATCTTCGCTTTGATGATATCCACGTATCTTTTACCGAATATCGACGCAGTGAGCAAAATGGAACCAGGGTGTCCATCAAGGGCGCTTCGGGAGTCACCGCACGAACGAATGAGGGGTTTCATTGAGCTGGCTTGGGCGTTTAGTACTGTTTTAG GTCTCTTCCTATTTCTGGTGGAAATAGCAATACTCTGCTGGGTTAAATTCTGGGACTATTCGTTCGCAGCCGCCACCGCAGCCACTGTTATTGTTATACCAG TTTTAATAGTCTTCGTGGCATTCGCGATACACTTCTACCATTCCCTGGTTGTGCAGAAATGCGAAACCTCCGTCCAAGATATAAAACAGCTGGAAAATATGAAAAGAGACCTCGACACTGCCACTGTTAAGGTAAACATGTACCCCTGA